The following is a genomic window from Apium graveolens cultivar Ventura unplaced genomic scaffold, ASM990537v1 ctg794, whole genome shotgun sequence.
GCTCAGGCCATTTCTCATCTTAAATCTCGTTTAGATACCCTATTTGGGATTAAGGATCTTGGCCAACTGCATTAATTTTTGGGAACTGAGGTAACTTATTCACCTGATGGTATTGTTCTCTTTCAAAGAAAGTTTTGTACTAAGTTGCTAGCTGAAGCTACACTTGATGTTACTCGTCCTGTTTGTACCCCTTTACCAGTTCATCTCAAATTATCCAATACTGAAGGGATTTTGCTTTCAAATCCTGAGTTGTACAGGTCTCTTGTTGGTAAGCTAAACTATCTCACTAATACTCGGCCAGATCTTTCATATACGGTTCAAACACTAAGTCAATTCATGCATGCTCCTCGAGACACTCATTTGGCTGCTCTTCATCACACTCTGCGTTATTTAGCTGGTACAATTCATCAAGGAATCCTACTAAAAGCTTCAGACCAGCTCCAGTTACAGGCTTTTTCTGATGCTGATTGGGGTTCTTGTCTGGATTCTCGCCGTTCTATCACAGGTTACGTTATGTTGTTAGGAAACTCACCTGTTTTGTGGAAGTCTAAGAAACAACACACTGTTTCTAAATCTTCTGCAGAAGCCGAATATCGTGCAATGGCTTCTGCAGCTGCTGAGGTCACATGGCTTGTCCGTTGGTTGAATGAACTTGGTTTATCTACACCGAAACCTGTGTTGCTTCATTGTGATAATCAATCGGCTTTACACATTGCTAAGAACCCAGTATTTCATGAACGAACCAAGCATATCGAGCTTGATTATCATTTCACCCGTGATAAGGTTTTAGAAGGCCTTCTGCAGCTCAGCTACTTACCGACCAGATCTCAGCTAGATGATGTTCTTACCAAAGTTTCTCCTTCTCCTCAGTTCAATGATTTACTTCACAAGTTGGGCATGTTTACCCTTCCCAACTTGAGGGGGGATATTGAGCATAAGGAGGCTGCATCACCTGATCAGACAGCTGACATTACCAATAACAGAATTCACAGATAGAATTGACAGCTAATCAGTTAGTTAGAATGTTAGCACTACTTCTCTATATATAGTCATTATGTACCAAAAACTGAAATATAACTTTTACTTTTTATGCTAAACATTTTCAATACATTTTTTTCTCTAAATCATGTCTTTGTTCTCTGCAATTCATCTCTACATTTTCATTACTTAGCAAAGAAGACAGCTgagtttaataatattctcggGAAGATATACATCATCCAGTTGTATAGTTGTTAGAGCGGGGAAGTTCCAAACTGTTTTCATGGAAATATTACATTTGAACAGATGGAGGGTTCTAATAGCTGGAGAAGGAAAACGGAAAGAAAAAGATGGATAATCCCAATCATAGAGACAGAGAGTTTTTAGTTCAGGCAAGCACGTAAACCAAGAATCTTTAAGCCACGAATCCAAAAATCTGTGTTTTTCAGAATAACGTGGATGCCACAGATGTAGAGTTGCTAAAATAGGTAAATCCCAATAATCCGATTCGAGTGTACATTCTTCAAGATTTACTCGCAATGTGAGTTTTTCTAAAGACTGAGAGCTGAAAGTGGACAACTTAAAAGGATCATGATCATCTAATAATTCAAGACTCAAGGATTGCAGATTGTGATCAAATGCATACTTAATAAACTTATCAACTAAACCCTTAGAGAAGCCTTTATTGCGAACACAAAACTTCAATTCCAAAACATTGGATTGGTGGTTTCGATGAGACAAAACATGGCGGATAAACTTTGAAACATTTTTAGGTGAAGAGTTTTCATACCGACCGAAATTGAGAAAAGGGAGATTAGTCCATACATGCTCCCATCGTTTCGAGAGACCACTGGATTGAACTGCTTGTTTTACATCTAGAAATGAGTAGATTTTATGAATCAGTTCATCAGGCAATCGGCTTATTCTGTCTTCTTCTCCAATTTCTACCAATGATATTCTCCATTTCTTTTTTGATCGAGACCCCATTTTACAGATCTTTCTGTGACCCTTCACAAGTTATAACGCTTCTGCTTCAAGCGGTGCCACGAAATTTCTTTGCGAGGCCTTCTGTTTCACTGTTCACAAATAGGGCTTTAGTTTCACAAATAGAAATGCTCACTTGCTCGGCCATGTAACCCGGAGTGAACAAATTGTTTAGCGAATCCCTTAAATTCATATTCGTATTCCAATTCATTTagttttttaaattaaattaaatttggtattcgaatttatttatttttttcaaattaatTTTGGGTTTGAATTTCTTGTAATTACTTTTTAATTTTAGATGAATTCAAAATATTTCATGTTGCAATTGATTAATAATTTTAGATAAACTTCTTATTAAAATCAATATATATAACCTGATTGTTGTTAAATAATCTggttatattttttaataaataatttttttatgaaaaataacATACTATTATAAAATATTGTGTTCTTTATTGTTATGTATGTAATGTAACTCATACATAAATACATTCACTTGTTATTGAATCGGACCCTTATCGATCCTATTATTAATCAATCATATTTTTTTCAAAGGATACATATCACTTCGTGGGGTCGTACTCGTAGTCGGGCTTGCACATCTAGAACATGTATAgggttttaaaaaaaatgtaaattatGACTTGTTAAAAAATGTCATATATAGatattataatttataagttatttaagtatttaaataattTTACGTACAAATTACTTATAAGTTGATAATGTGTTTGGTTAATAATAAGTGATCGTGAATATAAATTAGAAATTACACACCggaaaatttaattttttagGAATTCAATTACAAAACAAAAATAGCTTAAAAATGCAAAGCAAAAGATATAAATAGCAGATCCAAAATCTGATATGTTCTTAAAAGCTCCTCTGCAAAACTAACTTGAAAGGTTGACAAAACAAATGTATATTATTATTAAGTTTAACAAAATATATTTGTAAACAATGATCATGAATTGAGTTCAAGGCTAAATATTCTAATCATATAAGAAACAATAGAATGTAATATAACCTTGGTACTGACCGATTTTTTATTAATTGACTTGTGTCTTACCGTGTTATATCAATCACCAGAAACATCAAACATTGAATATCATTACACCATAAACAACCTATTGCAACAACAAAAAATGTTGTTGTAAGTTCAAAATATGTTGCCGGAGGCCCAAAAAATTCAAAGGCAACACTTTTCTTATGTTGATTTATTTAATGTTACCTTTGGGGTCTATGGCAACACAATcctactctattccaacatcaCTTCTTGTGTTGAAGTAGACTGTATATGACAACAATATTATTATCCTTTAGCAACTTAAATCTACGTTGCCTCTGTGTGTAATTTTTGGTAATATGAGAGTATGGCCCACATACCCCATCATCATGAACCCAATAATGACAGGTCTGTAATGGTGGGACCCACATACCCCGTAATCATGTACCCCATGATGACCGGTCAGCAATAATGGGCCCCACAGTAGGGCCCGCCTGCTGGTTCTAAAATGTGGGCACAATTCAGAGCATCAATTGCACTTTTTGTTTACGAATTAAAAGCCtgtcagaacttaactggaaatcagaacttactgaagacaggaaggtatcagaacttaagccatcaggacttacatcagaacttaagtgcggatacactttaGGGATAAAAagtggctgatttacaggagatgatctggattaaacaaaagaagatatgcttggagagttagACAGATAAAGGACTATattagataatctctgattgatgtattttaggaaatagaacatatcatatcaattaggagatatcttgtaattatgtagtatataaacacagattagggtttacactatatgtgttatcattcacgagaatattattcattgtaaccctagcagctcttagtgatgtaggagatatcttgtaattgtgtagtatataaacacagattatggtttacactatatgtgttatcattcatgagaatattattcattgtaaccctagcagctcttagtgatatcatacatcactaagagagtagattaaacctactgtaacagagtttgatatattgaataaacttgttttctgttacatacttgtgttcataatcgaattgattgtagatactatattcaaccctcTTTTATAGTATCATTgatacctaacaagtggtatcagagccaatatattaagcttacaaacagttaagatccaaaaaaacaatcaatcatgtctgatcaataAAAAACACAAGACCTCAAGAAtctgcaaaggttcaacccattcaaacACCGGTAGAAATGAAtccatcagggttcctatgcttagggtgtctgagtaccctgtatggagtgtaaagatggccatgtttctggaaacTACAGATCCAGAGTATTTAcacagaatttatgatggtccacacaagcccacaaagctttctatTGTAGTTAAAAATGAGCCACataagatgattcccaaagaaaagaaagatctcactactgaagacatctcttcactaggaaaagatgcaaaagtaagacacttgcttaatagtgcacttgacaatgtcatgtcaaacggggtgattggatgcaagactgcaaaagaaatcctggatgcattggaagtgagatatCAAGGAACCAATGCGATTAAAAAGCGTagaaagacaatactcacacaggagtatgagcactttgactcaaactCTGGTGAGAAAATAACTGATACATATGAAAGATTCtcaaagctgttgaatgatctgtcactagtggataaggaatatgatccacaagattcaaatcttaaatttctactagctcttcctgaaaagtgggatttgaaagttACTACAAttagagacaactatgaacttgctgatatgtctcttgatgaaatctatgggatgctcaagactcatgaacttgagatggagcaaagaaagaagaggcatggagggaagtctaagacaattgctttaaagactgaagaaaagccaattgtctctaggaaggcaaaagaaaaaggctctcatcatcagtctgattcagaatcatcagattctgatgatgatgattcagaacctgaaaattcATCTGAAGTGGATATTGctgcagagatgatgcaactgtgcacttttatggtgaagggtatcacaaagataacctacaagaaattcagaaagggtaaaaagttttccaggaaaggtggaagttctaaCCAGAAAGGGTTCAGAgagactgaaggcaaaggaggaaagtctgacagaggagacaactcaaatgtcaaatgctacaattatggtgaaagagtccacatctctcctgattgcaagaaaggaaaaggtgataaaggccaggcacttatcacaaagaagaaacaTTGGGCAGACATTTCAGAATCTGAaaaagaggtgaactatgccttaatggcaaatggtgatagcagttctgatgctgctgatctaaaggtacctctatcaaatcttgcttttgatactagtgatattactgagttgagattatttatgaaaaacatttatattagctataga
Proteins encoded in this region:
- the LOC141704525 gene encoding F-box/LRR-repeat protein 25-like — its product is MGSRSKKKWRISLVEIGEEDRISRLPDELIHKIYSFLDVKQAVQSSGLSKRWEHVWTNLPFLNFGRYENSSPKNVSKFIRHVLSHRNHQSNVLELKFCVRNKGFSKGLVDKFIKYAFDHNLQSLSLELLDDHDPFKLSTFSSQSLEKLTLRVNLEECTLESDYWDLPILATLHLWHPRYSEKHRFLDSWLKDSWFTCLPELKTLCLYDWDYPSFSFRFPSPAIRTLHLFKCNISMKTVWNFPALTTIQLDDVYLPENIIKLSCLLC